CATTGAAGATGGCTACCCCCAGCAGGAAAGGGGTTGACGCTACCTTAGCAGCTACACGTGTTGTTGCCGCCGAGAAGTCCATCAAGAAGGCTGAAAGCGCCACCACACCAGAAGAGGCCGCGGCCGCCAAGCAAGATGGAGCAAAATCTGCTTCTGCTGCATTAAAGTACAATACCATCTCTCAGCAGGCAAATGGTAAAGGTTCTTCTACCTCCCTAGGCAGGAAAGAAGCAGCCGGTACTTTAGCCGCCGCACACTATGCCGCCGCCGAAAAGTCCATCAAGAAGGCCAAAACCGCCAAGACACCTGCAAAGGCCGTGGCTGCCAAGCGAGACGCAGCAAAGTCTGTTGACGATGCATTAAAGTATGGTGCCATCTCTCGGAAAGCAGCTGGTACAAGTTCTTCTACCTCCCCCAATAGGAAAGAAGGCACCACTGATGCTGCTAAGATGTTCACCAAGAAGGCCGAAACTGCTACCACACCTGAAGAGGCCGCGGCTGCCAAGCAAGCTGCAGCCAAGCAAGCTGCAGCCAAGTCTACCGCTGCTGCATCAAAGTATGGTGTCATTTCTCAGCAAGTAGCTGGTACAAGTTCTTCTACCTCCCCTAGCAGGAAAGAAGCTGCCGGTACCTTGGCAGATGCTCGCATAGCTGCTGCCGAGAAGTCCATCAAGAAGGCTGAAACCGCCACCAGACCTGAAGAGGCAGCATCCACTAAGAAGGATGCCGCGAAATCTGAGACTGATGCAATGAAGTACGGGGCCATCTCTCAGCAGGCCACCGGCAAAAATGGTGCCCAAGTGGTGCCTTAAACACCTATTCACGCGCAACATCATCTGCATACTACCATGCATGCAAAATAGCAGCATTGAGATACCACGTTATGCTAATTCTCATGCATGCACGCTTTGTTTAAACGTTCCCATTACGAATCATGTATTAATGTcttgcttgttttatttttagTAGTAAGACACGCTTGACTTGCTTTAAAAAAATACAACAAACGATGTATACATGTATTATCTGAAAATTAATAATATGAGTTCCACCGCAATTTGTGTCTTTTTGTCATAATTTATCCAATACACAAAATTGGACGAGTCATTGTGTTATGGCTCCATGGAGCGGCGaatcattttttattttcttgcttGTTTTACTTTTAGTAGTAATGTCTTGCTCGTCAATGTATTATGGCTCCATGGAGCGGCATAATGATATATGATATATCTTCACTACTTCAAAAAGAACTTAAGGTTTGGTCATACATCTGCCCTTCATCCAACCTCCCTACCAATCCTTCCTGTTTTGATTTTTTCTCCCATCTTTGATTTTTCTCCCCATTGATTCTACCTAAAAACCGCCTCAATGTCACATGTTTACTGTATATGTcaaggcctcctttggttcatagggtagaaAAATCATAGGAATAGGAAAGTCATAGGAAATTAGATGACACGTATCTCAAATCCTATGAGTAGGAATAAGAAAGGAGATGCCCTTTGATTCACATCATAGGATTTTTACATTGAATctaggctaatgtttattttcctattAAATGTGAAGGATAGGAAGAATTCCTCCACAGGATTAGGATTctattcctacaaaccaaaggacTCTAAAGGAATTTTTGCTATAGAAATCCTATCCTACGAAATTCTTACAAGATTCCTCCAAATCAAAGGAGGCCCAAGTGGTTGTGGTGAGACAGTGGCTGGGCACTTCAGATTTATTCCCGTAACTGACTGTCAAATTGAGTCATCTCTCGTCCTTTCGATGATTGTAAGAAAGTTATATGTTTACTGTATATGTCAAGTGGTTGTGATTATCGTTACCGGCCACAAAGTTATATTTTCTTGTCTTAACGAAGGGTTGCATACAATGCGTGTAGGTCTTGatgcctgataacccacaagggATAGGGGTTCGCAAcaatttttgagggtagagtattcaacacaaatttatagattcgacacaaggggagccaaagaatatttgtaagtattagcagttgagttgtcaattcaaccacacctggagattaattatcggaagcaaagtgatcagtagcaaagtagtatgatagttttgatagtagtagcaccatcaatagtaatggtaacagtggtAGCAATGGTTTTGTAGCAGTGACAATAGTAACaacagcagtagtaacttagcaagaacaatatgtacgaaaatcataggcattggatcggtgattttttggatgatattcatcatgtgacagttacaACCTAGgacgatacggcactagctccaattcataaatataatgtaggcatgtattctgtaaataatcatacgtgcttatggaatgaacttgtatgacatcttttgtcctaccctcctgtggcagcggggtcctattggaaactaagggatattaaggcctccttttaatagagaaccagaacaaagcattaacacacggtgaatacatgaactcctcaaactacggtcatcacagggaagtgtcccgactattgtcactccggggttgccggatcataacacgtagtaggtgactataacttgcaagatcggatctagaacatagatataatggtgataacataaacggccCAAAGAgataagcattaagcatggcaaagtcatagcaacatcaatctcagaacataatggatactagggatgaagccctaacaaaactaactcgatcacatgatgaatctcatccaactcctcaccgaccagcgagcctacgaaggaattactcactcccggtggggagcatcatggaattggcgatgaagaagggttggtgatgacgaagatcgaagatccccctctccagagccccaaacggactccaaatctggcctcccgatgaagaccaggagaaggcggcggctccgtctcgtggaatgcgataattctttttccctgattttttctggaaaaataggattttatagcgtcggtttcagggtctgcggggccaccatgTGGGGATAACCCTCCTGGGTGCGCTTGgagggggcgccctggtgggttgtgcccatcaaggtgcccccctccggttgttcttggctccagaaattctctttatttGTATAAAAagtcctcgcaaagtttcgttccaatccgaaAACTTTTATGTCTGCACAAAAAaaacaccatggtagttttgctaaaaacagcgtcagtccgggttagtttcattcaaatcatgcaaattagagtccaaaacaagaggaaaagtgttaggaaaagtagatacgacggagacgtatcaactcccccaagcttaaacctttgcttgtcatcaagcaattcagttgataaactgaaagtgaaaaaaaaaatttacgaactcttttgctcttgttttcataaataagcttaaacatcACCCAGGTTTTTAgccaagattataactaaccatgtcgacaataactctgaaaaattatattaactcatatgaGTAGAGACCATGGGAAaaagcctagtagtagcgcgggtaaaagactagtagtagcgcgggtgcccgcgctactactatgacGCTACAGCTAActcgtagtagtagcgcgggtgccaCCCGCACTACTAGTACGTGTGTTAGTACTAGCACGGATTCCACATGCGCTACTACTAACTATCTGTAGCGCCTGTCTGtgacccgcgctactactattaatctaaaaaaccaaaaaaaatctTGACCCCATGCATGTTGTCAATGGTGTCATTGGTTCGATCCAGCGACGACAGGCATCGCCGGAGGTGTGGACGGGTAGCGGCAGACCAGATCCGGCGACGGCTGTTGGAGAGGGCCAGATCCAGTGTAGAGCAAGACGACGGTGTGAGGATCCTCTTCGCGGTCAAGGCGGAGAACTCCTGGTTGGCCATGTCGACGACCTGTGCAGGCATGGGCATGGGAGGTGAGTGAAAccaaagagagagggagagggaaaaaGAGAAACAAGGGAGAAAGGAAGGAGATGGAGGGCGCATCGGGGCTGCTCACCGGTGGTGAGGTGCTCCGCCGTGGTTGCATGGAGGCGAGGAGGAAGACGGGCGAGCTCCTGGACGCCAACGATGCGAGGAGGAAGATGTTgggtgccatggaggaggagatgttcttgggcaggagcaccatggagagaggggggaagtgagggagagaggaggaaagTGAGAGAGGGGGAAAGTGAGGGAAAGAGGAGGGATTCGGCCGAGGATATGGAGATTTCACCTACCtcgtacttagtagtagcgaggggtataaaaccccgctactactatcaacttagtagtagcgtgggtttgtacccctcgctactactatggcatgtcccGGGAGGGCACGGTAGAgaccacttagtagtagcgagggttaaaaacccgcgctactagtatcaacttagtagtagcgaggggtaaaaacccacgctactagtaagtagcagtagcgagggttataaacccgcgctactagtaagcgtctgcctataagcttttccctagtagtggcatatctatgacataatcaactagcgagcaataataagatatctcaaacaacaacacgttgtgaaaacaaccatgatataatatgacaatagtggtatctcgctagccctttctaagaccgcaaaacataaatgcagagcacctccaaagttcaagcaacgactaaacattgtaattcatggtagaaaagatctagtcatgatgcacccaacattagctacacataGTGCATAAACATGACAACAGTGCTCTCAGGTTTTGGcacttattttagaaggtgatgacacaacataaaagtaaatagatagtcccttcgcagagggaagcagtgatttgcagcggtgccagagctcaaaatTTAAAACAGAGAGGTAAATGAAAATTTTGGAAATGCACCCTTATTGTTTACTTCGCGACCATTAGTtatcgatatcttccatgctaaacacattagcggCAATTCCGaagcgataaagtaaaggttaATACTCCataggagtttttgtttgattatttatAAGCTCTATTCTTTTTGCAGGTTGGGACtaggaatccctattaccgcccctctcgtgcaatgacgagtgaataaacactcatcatgagaataacccgcttagcatggaagatactgactacctcctatcgctctatgaacaatccaggcgcacaaaaaggatatttatttgaagtttttagaggtggcacatgcaaatttacttaggacggcaagTTAATACCGcgtataggtagatatggtggactcatctggaataacttgggtttaagatttttgatgcacaagcagaattcccgcttagtacaggtgaaagctagcaaataggttgagaagcggccagctagagggcaacaacggtcatgaacaggcactatgcataagtaacattggacactagcatgagttggatatgaacaccatgaacataaatatcatacaggctatgttattttgattcaactacatgcatgaacatgtgccaagtcaagccactcaaacattcagaggaggataccatatcatcatagtacatcacaatcattttaacgcaatgttgacatccaagataaatcattatccactcctacttgttggggaacgttgcatgggaaacaaaaaatttcctacgctcaccaagatcaatctaggagatgaccatctacaaaaggagagattgcatctacatacccttgtagatcgctaggCAAAAGCCTTAAgaaatgcggttgatgtagtcgaacgtcttcgcgatccaatcacgatccatcccgcgaactcccgatccaagtgccgaacggacggcacctccatgttcaacacacgtatggctTGATGACGTCttcacctcctcgatccagcgagcgatggtgaagtagtagctcgagtcctccggtagcacgacggtgtggtggcggtagtggtggcggaatctcagcagagcttcgctaagcactacagagaggaagagggatgcgagggagaggagaggcagcGCCGTTGTGTGGAGATGTGCTctttgggtgcggctgccctatctctacctctctatatataggggaagggaggagggggtggtgcccctagggtttcccctagggggcggtgGCCAGGGCAGATGGGATCTCCCCTAGGGTGActtgcccccaagccgggaggtgGGAAGCCCTAGGGAAACGCCCCCAACCCTCCtattacgtgagatggggtgaggggggggggcgctcagccccttagtgggctggtttgccccctccccttggcccatggcCCCCCAACACTTGTCGGCCCCGCCGAAACCCCTTTCAGTAACGCTGGTCatcacccggtacccccagaacaattctggactccaatacccttcgtccagtATATCTATCTTCACCTCTAGActattccggagttcctcgttgatacgtctccaatgtatctataattttttattgttccatgctattttattatcaatcttggatgttttataatcattttatatcattttttggtactaacctattgacatagtgccaagtgccagttgctattttcccatgttttttacatcacagaaaatcaataccaaatggagtccaaatgccacgaaactccaggatgattttttatgggccagaagaaaggcaatgggccctggttgcacctggggggggggggtgccccgaggggagcacaacccaccagggcactccaggaggcccaggcacaccctggtgggttgtgcccacctcaggcgccccccggaccgcctctttgctctataaatacccaaatattccagaaaccctaggggagtcgatgaaatattcatccagccgccgcagagtccagaaccaccagatccaatctaggcaccatctcggatggggtttgataacccacaagtataggggatcgcaacagttttcaagggtagagtattcaacccaaatttattgattcaacacaaggggagccaaagaatattctcaagtattagcagttgagttgtcaattcaaccacacctggataacttaatatctgcagtaaagtatttagtagcaaagtagtatggaagtaacggtaacagtggcaaaagtaacagtagtagttttgtagtaattgtaatagtggcaacggtaaagtaactaagcaaagagcaatatgtaaaaagctcgtaggcattggatcggtgatggagaattatgtcggatgctattcctcatgcaatagttataacatagggtgacacggaactagctccagttcatcaatgtaatgtaggcatgtattccgaatatagtcatacatgcttatggaaaagaacttgcatgacatcttttgtcctaccctcccatggcagcggggacCTATTGGAAACTaggggatattaaggcctccattcaatagagtaccagaccaaagcattaacacttagtgaatacatgaactcctcaaactacggtcatcaccggtaagtatcccgattattgtcacttcggggttaacggatcataacacataataggtgactatagacttgcaagataggatcaagaactcacatatattcatgaaaacataataggtccagatctgaaatcatggcactcgggccctagtgacaagcattaagcatagcaaagtcatagcaacatcaatctcagaacataatggatactagtgatcaaaccctaacaaaactaactcgattacatggtaaatctcatccaacccatcatcgtccagcaaCCCTACGATGGAATTGCTCACGCatgacggtgagcatcatgaaattggtgatggaggaaggttgacgatgacgatggcgatggattcccctctccggagccccgaacggactccagatcagccctcccgagagagattagggcttggcggcggctccgtatcgaaaacgcgatgaatccttctctctgatttttttctccctgaacgtgaatatatagagttggagttgaggtcggtggagcaccagggggcccacgaggcaggggggcgcgcccccaccctcgtggacagggtgtggccccctggtcttgattcttttgccagtattttttatatattccaaaaatattctccgtgaagtttcaggtcatttcgagagcttttatttccgcacaaaaataacaccatggcaattctgctgaaaacatcttcagtccgggttagttccattcaaatcatgcaagttagagtccaaaacaagggcaaaagtgtttggaaaagtagatacgatggagacgtatcaactcccccaagcttaaacctttgcttatcctcaagcaattcagttgataaactgaaagtgacaaagaaaaacttttacaaactctgtttgctcttgttgttgtaaatatgtaaagccatcattcaagttttcagcaaagattatgaactaaccatattcacaataacacttaggtctcatgtttactcatatcaatggcataatcaactagcgagcaataataataaatctcggatgacaacactttctcaaaacaatcataaatgatataacaagatggtatcttgctagccctttctgagaccgcaaaacataaatgcagagcacccctgaagatcaaggactaactgaatattgtaattcatggtaaaagagatccagtcatagtcatactcaatataaactaataataatgcatgcaaatgatagcggtgctttccagctggtgctttttaataagagggtgacgactcaacataaaagtaaatagataggcccttcgcagagggaagcagggatttgtagaggtgccagagctcgattctgaaatagataaataatattttgagcggcatactttcattgtcaacataacaaccgagagatctcgatatcttccatgctacacacattataggcggttcccaaacagaatggtaaagtttatactcccccaccaccaacaagcatcaatccatggctggccCGAAACAAcaggtgcctccaactaacaatagtgctgggggagttttgtttgcaattattttgatttggtttgagcatgggactgggcatcccggtgaccagccattttctcatgagtgaggagcggagtccactcctcttgagaataacccgcctagcatggaagatacagacaaccctagttgatacatgagctattcgagcatacaaaacagaatttcatttgaaggtttagagtttggcacatacaaatttacttggaaaagcaggtagataccgcatataggaaggtatggtggactcatatggaataactttggggtttgtggaagtagatgcacaagcagtattcctgcttagtacaagtgaaggctagaaaaagactgggaggcgaccaactagagagcgacaacagtcatgaacatgcattaaaattaataaacattgagtgcaagcatgagtaggatataatccaccatgaacctaaatatcgtggaggctatgttgattttgtttcaactacatgtgtgaacatgtgccaagtcaagccactcgaatcattcaaaggaggataccaccctatcataccacatcacaaccattttaatagcatgttggcacgcaaggtaaaccattataaactcctagcaaattaagcatggcatgagcaactataatctctaattgtcattgcattTCATTTATAATAGGCTGAATTAGGaacaatgaactaatcatatttacaaaaacaagagaggtcgagttcataccagcttttctcatctcaatcagtccatcatatatcatcattattgccattcacttgcacgaccgaacggtgtggataataataatagtgcacatgcattggactaagctagaatctgcaagcatctgatacaaaggagaagacaaggtaacatgggctctttgttaaatcaacaataatgcatataagagccacttaacattttcattatggtcttctcctctcgacccccaaagaaaagaaaaggaataaaactatttacacgggaaagctcccaacaagcaaaagaagaacgagaaatctttttgggttttctttttaattattactactacaggcatggaaagtaaactagctaaaagctacaactaattttttttgtttttcgtaaggtttttcaaacacacaagaagaagacttagaaaagaaaataaactagcatggatagtacaatgaaaaagtatgagcaccgacaactagaatgagtgtgtgaacatgaatgtaatgtcggtgagaaatccgtactcccccaagcttaggcttttggcctaagttggtctatgcccatggatcaaagttgtagctagggtcgtactgagatgcagcagctattgcctcatgagctgcagcttggaggcgagctgcctctgtcctcctctcatactcgttcgcctcttccctggttataatatatctcctttttgcctgaaagtcaaagaaaccaggagcagggagagaaacatggacagtgcgacgtctgtcaaagattagtcggtactggaggaactattccttcctctcaacaaactgatggtgaaccatagcattataatctaaataagcaggaggcaattccatatcattttcatgtatgggtatctcaagataattagctaaacgggttgcataaattccaccaaacaaatctccacttaaactattaagatgcaaccttcgtgcaacgaTGGCCCCCAAGTtgtattgtttatctcctaatacagcactcttgagaacactaaggtcgggaacacacatgtgacatgcctcgtccttgccattaatgcatctacctataaagagagcaaaataatgtatagcaggaaaatggatgctccctatggtagcttgtgttatttctctagattcccccacagtgatactagcaagaaaatctttaaacTCATATTTGCGAGgatcactagcactaccccactgcgggagtttacaagcagtattaaaatcttctaagtccatggtataatatttatcataaagatcaaataggacagtgtgagaattgcgtgaggatgtaaatttaaaccttctcacaaaggaatcaattaggtatgaaagtgcgttatatcaactagaggggggggggtgaataggcgatttttatgaattcttcactgaggaatttgccagtgaggaaattccttagcgaagaactacttgcagcggaataagtactcaaaagtatgcatagcagaacacaagcatggtcatcatgatggaatgaagacaagcacaaagtacagaaagcgtaaacacaggatgaagacaaacagactgaagaaattgaactgaggaaattgagagagtcttcaaacacagatctgaacaagtgcacaacacagttatgaggaaatgaaagagttgaggaaatagaaccagctggcttggtgaagacaatgatttggtagaccagttccaactgctgtctcagttgtacgtctggttagggcggctaggtatttaaacctgaggacacacagtcccggacacccagtcctgaatacgcagtccaggacacttagtcctcaccgtattccccttgagctaaggtcacacagacctcgcccaatcactcgtggtaagtcttcaagtgacttccgaaccttcacaaactcggtcactcggcgatccactatttcttcttggatgctctagaccatgacgcctaaccgtctggaagaagcatagtcttcaaaggtaacaagcgtcggatccatgcaggatcacTCTCTTCAgagatgctcaatcactttgggtttgtaggtgtttgggtttgggtttttcctcacttgatgattttcgctcaaagtcctcggaggatgggatgctctcaaatgacaaatgtcagtttctctcggagcagccaaccagctagtggttgtagtagggggtggctatttatagcctagggagcagctcgacatgataagacataaatgcccttcaatgatatgaccgttaggtgggaagatattttgggacagctggcgcgtagcacagcaacggtcggaattttgagtgtctaattcctcagggctatcatgttcctcagagtgtaggcaatccgcactggcgaattcctaactcctcagtcagaacaaattcctcagagacgagaagaacttcgtctctgtcactgaagaatatgactgaactgtatgagatttccaatggcttcactcgaagggattggtaggtgtaggattttgagttgatcatcacttggaaatttttccttagtatttcctcgaccccctttaacagtacggtgtttcctatgactcaagaaagagaaaatgaaactacgaaaacaaaagtcttcacgcttcatgttcctcaaatgaataccaagtcttcaaggtcacaccaatttcttcactttcaaagtcttcagaaagtcttcagaaatccaaagtctcgAGTCGAAGAatttcatttttaggggtcgactttctctgtaaatatcaaactcctcatagacttatagacctgtgtacactcacaaacgcattagtcccttaacctataagccttcaatacaccaaaatcactaaggggcactagatgcacttacaatctccccctttttggtgattgatgacaatataggttaagttttcaacggggataatcatatgaagtgtaaatactgatattgaggaatttgattgcaacatatagaagaactccccctgaagatgtgcatagtgaggaatttgcttttgaagcaatgcacacttgaagagtagaatcatggagatctccccctatatcttgtaattcatacacgcatttgacatataatatgaagaatttcaaatgcatgatgaaatatggtgactgatggaattcagcatgcgtgcaataacattaacgaggaataagcatgcagaggaaacaacaaaagtatcaggccaccatagagtttaagtttacaactcgatccaataaagtttcagaagaacgagagttgtaacttagcaaaaaaaaaacgcccatataatagacccgcttgaagactaactcaaatttctccccctttgtcatcgaatgaccaaaaggatcgaaaatgaggactaacgcccctgaagaatatcaagttgatgaaggagcgtcagcgttgttggggtcgtttgttgatgtagggcctgccgcagtgtcgtccaagtcttcatgctcatcggtgtcgcgcgatgaagaataggagctggccaccaagggaggaaccttgaccttcttgtatttcttcggtggaggtgcagaccagtcaaagtcttccttgagacccatatTCTTTAGTTCTTCTTCGCTATAgatgtgagacagaacagcccaggtgcgaccgaagacttcatggaggtagta
The sequence above is a segment of the Aegilops tauschii subsp. strangulata cultivar AL8/78 chromosome 6, Aet v6.0, whole genome shotgun sequence genome. Coding sequences within it:
- the LOC109761373 gene encoding uncharacterized protein, producing MANRKNVMAMLFLTTIVAVAATRPAETYGAAEENTLKMATPSRKGVDATLAATRVVAAEKSIKKAESATTPEEAAAAKQDGAKSASAALKYNTISQQANGKGSSTSLGRKEAAGTLAAAHYAAAEKSIKKAKTAKTPAKAVAAKRDAAKSVDDALKYGAISRKAAGTSSSTSPNRKEGTTDAAKMFTKKAETATTPEEAAAAKQAAAKQAAAKSTAAASKYGVISQQVAGTSSSTSPSRKEAAGTLADARIAAAEKSIKKAETATRPEEAASTKKDAAKSETDAMKYGAISQQATGKNGAQVVP